The following are encoded in a window of Haloarcula halophila genomic DNA:
- a CDS encoding SDR family NAD(P)-dependent oxidoreductase produces MDVPLYDDLDGQVALVTGATRGIGKAIADGLVSHGATVYAGARDPADVTAADRRAVELDVTDDAEMAAAVDRIEAESGRLDVLVNNAGVMDTREPLAEMPTDAIDRTFETNLRGPTVLTKHALPLLLDRPGGRVVNVSSGLGAITERQSGGMPAYRVSKTGLNGLTRYLNGEYAAEGLLANSVCPGYVQTDMTEDSAPRTPEKGAETPVWLARFRPEAPSGEFWRDRERKSW; encoded by the coding sequence CTCGACGGACAGGTCGCGCTGGTGACCGGCGCGACACGGGGGATCGGGAAGGCGATCGCCGACGGCCTCGTCAGTCACGGAGCGACGGTGTACGCCGGGGCGCGGGACCCGGCGGACGTGACGGCGGCCGACCGTCGCGCGGTCGAACTCGACGTGACCGACGACGCCGAGATGGCTGCCGCGGTCGACCGGATCGAGGCGGAGTCGGGACGGCTCGACGTTCTCGTCAACAACGCCGGCGTGATGGACACACGGGAGCCTCTGGCCGAGATGCCCACCGACGCCATCGACCGGACGTTCGAGACGAACCTCCGGGGACCGACGGTACTGACCAAACACGCCCTCCCACTGTTGCTCGACCGGCCCGGCGGCCGCGTCGTCAACGTCTCCTCGGGGCTGGGCGCGATCACCGAGCGTCAGTCCGGCGGAATGCCGGCCTATCGCGTGTCGAAGACCGGACTGAACGGGTTGACACGGTATCTGAACGGCGAGTACGCCGCCGAGGGGCTGCTCGCGAACTCGGTGTGTCCGGGTTACGTCCAGACGGACATGACCGAGGACAGCGCCCCACGGACGCCCGAGAAAGGCGCCGAGACGCCGGTCTGGCTCGCACGGTTCCGCCCGGAGGCACCGAGCGGGGAGTTCTGGCGCGACCGGGA